The sequence TTTCCCCAGCTGGAAATCTATCAAATAAAATGAACTTGTTGCTTCTTAGGGAATTTACTTTTTAGGGATTCTTTGGCTTCGGACATAGCTTTTAGTGCTAGTTTGAATATATCGATCCTTGCGATGATTGTTTTTGGGAATTGTCATGTTCACTTTGTGTATCCCAGTAGTTCCAGGTTCTATTTACCAACAGAAAAGTTGAAATGTCGCTATATCAATAACTAATTAGAAAAAGATGAATTTCTTCCATAAGGTGTCTCATTTATTGTTTATTCAACTTATTGCTTTGTGGAATAGAGTTGTTGACAGTTGTTCAGCTTGCAAGTTGCAACGCTTCAGTTTGATGTTCTTCTGCTGGAAGTACTGTACTTTTCCTTGACAGAGTAATCACAGGATCAAATAATATTCCCGGACGAGGCAGTTTTCGAGAAGGTACACTAACAATCAATGTTACATGGGATATTTGTAATTAATTGAAGTTAAGttgtggttcttcttctttaatctgtTGTTGCCTGTTCAGGTCGGTCCGCCATCTGAAAGGGTATACCGTTTAAAGTTCAGCACCGACAATAGGACGTTCTTTTTTTGGATGCAGGTTGGTTTTATTGACTGTTGCTTATTTTATTTTGTCCTTCCACAAGGCGTCGTACTTCTTATTTCGTTGGAAATTCTTAATTTTGTTTGGCATCACATCTTGTGTTCAGGAGCCAAATTCTGATGAAGATTCACGAATTAGCACCTCAGTCAACTTCCACATGAATCGCCCTTTTGGTACATTCATCATCTTTGTTTTGGTTCCACTAGTTCTATGATCACATTGTGTTTTCTGAAAAGTGGTTGTTATTCCAATTGCTTGGCAGAATTTGATAGAGAAGAACCTGAAATTTCAGCTCCTCTCCCACTGTCTGAAGCATCCGATAAATCAGAAGACATGGCTGAAGATGAGGTGTCATCGAGGTAAAGAATGATTTTGCGTGCCAAATTTTTTATTATCTTTCGGGGACATGAAAGATTATCAGTATTTCCGCTGTATTAAATCATCTAAGAACTAAGAAGAAAACCTGCTGTATCAAACTCAAATTCGCAAACAATATTCATCTGCTGTGAAACTTTGCACTCTTAGTTTTTAACTTGTTGCTTTTCTAAAGGATTGTTTTTAAGATCAATATTTTTTGAACGGTTAAATAATATTAGATGACCTATTGTTAAGCAAACCACAACTTTctagcgtcttaaattttgtGTAACGGTTTATATTCAGAAGGAAGAACTATTATACATGATATTTATATTCTCTCTTACAGGGCAAACTTGGTTATGCCTAACTTCGGTACGACAGCAACTAGTGATGTTAGCTCTTCAGCTGGACCAGTAAAAATGGCAGATCTGCAGAGAATATTAAGTAGTTTTGGAGCAGGAGGTATTATATATGGTTGTCTTTTCGTATTTTAAGGCCTCATTTGTATGCTATATACTTTCTGACATATTATACTCTGTGTTTGGCGTTGCAGATGCTGCTTTGGATCCTGATGGAGGTGATTTTCTACTTAAATATAGGGCTTAGTAAACTTTGTTATGCTTAATATAGGGGTGTTGTACTCGGCATGTATTTAAAAGGCCGTTCCTTCTAGACCACTAGACCCATAGTCTAGCTGACTTGCTATCCCATACCAATCACACCTTTTATGCTGTCTTCGGTCTTCGGTTGTGATCACTCAGTTACATCTTTGCCTGGAGAATTCCATTAATGGCCTCAAAACATTATTCTGCTGACCATCTAAGAGCCCGTATGTTGTGGAACTCTTGTCTCTTGGTGAATGTGAAAGTCGATCTCATCGTCTCCAGGACTCATAATATACTCAGTTGTAACCTACAGGACTCATAATATACTCAGTTGTAATTTTAGCCCCTGGTTTGTGTCCAAGTCTGCCACAGTGCAATTGTTGGACCATGACCTGTTCTAATCTCCTCAAtgctctctcctttttttttggtaatgcttctgaaagattttatttttaaggTCTGGGATTGGAGGACATTCTGACTCCTGAGCTGATACTGCCATTGATTGAATCACTGCCTTTGGAACAGCGATTGGCGGCACATTTGCCTGAGGTAGGAAGTATTCGATTCTATAAGCTCTTACATTTCAATGTAAAGTATTACTACTCTTACCACATTTATATCGATGCAATGTTTCAGGGTAAACTGAGTCCTTCCGATCTAATCGAGTTACTACAGTGCCCACAATTCCGTCAACAAGTAGAATCATTTACATACGTGAGGATGCtatcttaatattttattgatttaGGTTCTAGTCTCAAAGGAAGTCCACTCAGGACTGACACTTCTTCTATGTGTTTGTTTTAGGTGCTTCGCACAGGACAGATTGATTTGACTCAGTTTGGTATCGACCCAGCTAAATGTAAGTAATGAACACTCCGAAATTTTTTCCTGGACCATTAGTACATGTGAGATGGATTTTTATCTGTTGTTTTGTATAATATTAGAATGATTTCTAACACCAACTCTTGAAAATCTATGTTGTTATTTGTTATGAATTTGCAGACAACTTTAGTGTTCAATCTTTCCTCGAAGCTTTGGACGACTCTGTTGCAAAAGTTTCAGATTCTGGGGAAACTGGTTCAAGGCAAGATGATAACAAGGACTCGACATCTCAAGCGCAAAATGATCCTATGGATGAAGGACATTAGCATTAGTTGGCAGGTGTTTAGCTGGGGTTCGACCAACTTATGCCAACTTTTCTCTACCACCACTGTTGAGATATAAAAGTTTAAGTGAATTTCTTTCAAAGCAAATCTGAAGAAAAGAGAAGTAAAGACGGAAAAAGAGTAGATATACCCATCCTTGTTTGTTAACAAAAATCAATAAACTTACAGTAATAGGTTTAGATTCCATTGATTTACAAAAATTGATTCAAGAACTGTATTTGGAATGTATAAAATTTTCAAGAACTTCATTTGCAGGTCTGTCAAATTGGGTTCATTTATGGGATATGAGATATTCATCCCATGACCAAATGAAGCCTAAATTCTGTTGCAGAGTCCAGCCCATATGATCATATTTTACCTTTTGTGCAGCTGATGTCAATTGCAGGTTTGAACCTTTCTGACTTTTGAGTATTGTGGACAGTGTGACACTGTACGGGGCGACTTTACACTTCTCCCATGATCCAGGGTTAACTCCTGACCTAACAAACAACATCACTCATTGATTGCCAGCTAATTCTCAGTTGCAATCTGTTCTAGTTCAGAACCACAATTTATCATCACATGAATTCGCTTGCCCGACCTTTTAGTTGCCCACAAATCTTGTGCCACGGTGCCCAAACATAGTCAATGAGCGTGATGACTCATTTTTAAGTTGTATTCAAACACGGTGTACGTGTATTGTTGAGTAGGTATTTTTACGGTCTCTCGTTCccagccaccaccaccaccagcacctcAACTTTATTATTCTCTTCATTGATACTTCTTTTTGAAAGCTCACGGGGAAAAAGCAAGACTTGGGCTTTCCTTGCCTTGTTTTGTATTCTTGCTGGTGCTTTCGGTACAAGTCTTCGAAAGACTGCCTCCTTTTAAGAGCATATACCTATCTTCGTCCTCTTTTTTATTAGTCCTGGGTTCACAAAATACTTTCGTAAAGTGCTTTCCACACCTCTATGCAGCGCCTTAAACTGAGtttcttttcatcttcttctcaagcAATCTCTTCTATATCATATTTTATGGCTTAGTATTAAAACCTCAAGAACAAGCTATCATTTGACCCTTTTTTTCTCTCTTATCATGGAACCCATGAATTCATCAACCAATTCTCTTGGCAGTACCACCATCAATGTCAATATCTCCGATGAAGTAAATGCAATGATCGTCCCGTTACTGCTGACGAATCCGTCTTATCA comes from Papaver somniferum cultivar HN1 chromosome 7, ASM357369v1, whole genome shotgun sequence and encodes:
- the LOC113300011 gene encoding 26S proteasome regulatory subunit RPN13-like, with the protein product MDQIPPNAPDSYIPDVMLEFRAGKLNLEGTRLVADSRKGLVRIARGDEGLLHFQWLDRTQNVLEDDQIIFPDEAVFEKVGPPSERVYRLKFSTDNRTFFFWMQEPNSDEDSRISTSVNFHMNRPFEFDREEPEISAPLPLSEASDKSEDMAEDEVSSRANLVMPNFGTTATSDVSSSAGPVKMADLQRILSSFGAGDAALDPDGGLGLEDILTPELILPLIESLPLEQRLAAHLPEGKLSPSDLIELLQCPQFRQQVESFTYVLRTGQIDLTQFGIDPAKYNFSVQSFLEALDDSVAKVSDSGETGSRQDDNKDSTSQAQNDPMDEGH